Proteins co-encoded in one Cucurbita pepo subsp. pepo cultivar mu-cu-16 chromosome LG15, ASM280686v2, whole genome shotgun sequence genomic window:
- the LOC111776466 gene encoding beta-carotene isomerase D27, chloroplastic-like isoform X2 encodes MEVRVGEVRRVILGSGTNVRRSNKTKKMRRKSIACVAVLTRAAESGATEETRKPNTVYADNWFEKIAIHHVSQAVQATSGWRSKKSGYESLVEVATMASRNYNQIKQREVIIQALGRAFPAPILSLIRTLLPQSKFAREYFAAFTTVFFAWLVGPCEVKESDFKGKREKNVVQIHKCRFLEQTNCAGMCINLCKFPCQDFIKDSLGMPVSMVPNFDDMSCEMIFGKDPPAAVDDPALKQPCYKLCKTKEKHTTNCFI; translated from the exons atggaagtaAGAGTTGGTGAGGTAAGGAGAGTGATTTTGGGAAGTGGGACAAACGTGAGGAGAAGCAACAAaacgaagaagatgagaagaaaaagCATTGCCTGTGTAGCAGTGCTTACAAGAGCAGCAGAGAGTGGAGCAacagaagaaacaagaaaaccaAACACTGTTTATGCAGACAACTGGTTTGAGAAAATAGCCATCCACCATGTATCTCAGGCAGTACAAGCAACCTCAG GTTGGAGAAGCAAGAAGAGTGGATATGAAAGCTTGGTGGAAGTGGCAACAATGGCGTCAAGAAACTACAATCAGATCAAACAAAGAGAGGTTATCATTCAGGCGCTTGGAAGAGCATTTCCAGCTCCAATCCTCTCTTTg ATAAGAACATTGCTACCTCAATCCAAATTCGCAAGGGAATATTTTGCTGCATTCACCACTGTCTTCTTTGCTTGGTTAGTTGGACCCTGCGAG GTGAAGGAATCAGActtcaaaggaaaaagagaaaaaaatgtggTTCAAATCCACAAGTGCAG GTTCCTAGAGCAAACTAACTGTGCTGGAATGTGCATTAATCTATGCAAGTTTCCATGTCAGGATTTCATCAAGGATTCTTTAGGAATGCCAGTCAGCATGGTCCCCA ATTTTGATGACATGAGCTGTGAGATGATATTTGGAAAGGATCCACCGGCTGCAGTCGATGATCCAGCGCTTAAGCAACCATGTTACAAACTAT gcaaaacaaaagaaaaacatacgACAAACTGCTTCATTTAG
- the LOC111776466 gene encoding beta-carotene isomerase D27, chloroplastic-like isoform X1, giving the protein MEVRVGEVRRVILGSGTNVRRSNKTKKMRRKSIACVAVLTRAAESGATEETRKPNTVYADNWFEKIAIHHVSQAVQATSGWRSKKSGYESLVEVATMASRNYNQIKQREVIIQALGRAFPAPILSLIRTLLPQSKFAREYFAAFTTVFFAWLVGPCEVKESDFKGKREKNVVQIHKCRFLEQTNCAGMCINLCKFPCQDFIKDSLGMPVSMVPNFDDMSCEMIFGKDPPAAVDDPALKQPCYKLCINLTRVFFFFSYYYPLLLYLQVERSRML; this is encoded by the exons atggaagtaAGAGTTGGTGAGGTAAGGAGAGTGATTTTGGGAAGTGGGACAAACGTGAGGAGAAGCAACAAaacgaagaagatgagaagaaaaagCATTGCCTGTGTAGCAGTGCTTACAAGAGCAGCAGAGAGTGGAGCAacagaagaaacaagaaaaccaAACACTGTTTATGCAGACAACTGGTTTGAGAAAATAGCCATCCACCATGTATCTCAGGCAGTACAAGCAACCTCAG GTTGGAGAAGCAAGAAGAGTGGATATGAAAGCTTGGTGGAAGTGGCAACAATGGCGTCAAGAAACTACAATCAGATCAAACAAAGAGAGGTTATCATTCAGGCGCTTGGAAGAGCATTTCCAGCTCCAATCCTCTCTTTg ATAAGAACATTGCTACCTCAATCCAAATTCGCAAGGGAATATTTTGCTGCATTCACCACTGTCTTCTTTGCTTGGTTAGTTGGACCCTGCGAG GTGAAGGAATCAGActtcaaaggaaaaagagaaaaaaatgtggTTCAAATCCACAAGTGCAG GTTCCTAGAGCAAACTAACTGTGCTGGAATGTGCATTAATCTATGCAAGTTTCCATGTCAGGATTTCATCAAGGATTCTTTAGGAATGCCAGTCAGCATGGTCCCCA ATTTTGATGACATGAGCTGTGAGATGATATTTGGAAAGGATCCACCGGCTGCAGTCGATGATCCAGCGCTTAAGCAACCATGTTACAAACTATGTATTAACCTTACACgagtcttcttcttcttttcttattattacCCTTTACTTCTTTACCTGCAAGTGGAGAGAAGTCGTATGTTATAA
- the LOC111811615 gene encoding protein LONGIFOLIA 1 produces the protein MTTGMLQDQNLEKQIEKQMGCMAGFLHIFDRHQILAGKRLYSTKRLPPSVGNSTPPPENVVSSLEVSAELEKPLQTRTASSPDRVMHFAPTTELRSPGTEPATPVESKPKQPRPLPIFEYKEGNRSLWKFSREAPRLSLDSRAIVDGKGSIYPREIRTNASILSTNRSETSTEEGDEQRRSPSVIARLMGLEPLPNSEPEPIRKAELRRSASESRVCKDFYQNRFVDGNNFRLKQSQHPSLQDNNGSSVLMMNAANMDHSSNSKVLDRNDFAARSTKTEPVRSHRGLGPRKIFFDSADIFPETKQSASIYGEIEKRLRMRGIDEPSKDLETLKQILEALQLKGLLHSKKPPSQRNFVYDRTSSQNESPIVVMKPARSPTSVNRLGRIGNDSPPSSYRSRQVNRRNGNVTGETMPAVTSRRDRLEFDRNIRNQNRGRFSSSPTTRCVSNVKSPSRRGLFVETQRRVSDPVDQRRASPVQPSKTNSSKVGSDPQITNRSPRNRKPTASVHHPKERKIYVSQAEDESSTFSESSISNSSQTDTERSNKIEEYKEGRSLLERCDKLLHSIAEITATELQPSPVSVLDSSFYKEESSPSPVLKRQIDFKDPVVDVEDAWFQAISSVESSLVDGSNDCDLVYVMDVLRASRCLQDDDSDIFLLLEEQQYLKGKDVSKVSSLQRRLIFDTINEILDRNRQLPPWKSMAESTSVQEICFEFQRMRDREDEEASEDLFEVICSVLKKDLTRDGGSGWRDSAVETSQAVLDMERLIFKDLIGETIRDLAANNGMNMPRRKLVF, from the exons ATGACGACGGGAATGTTGCAAGATCAGAATCTGGAGAAGCAGATTGAGAAACAAATGGGTTGCATGGCTGGATTCCTTCATATCTTCGATCGTCATCAGATTTTGGCCGGAAAACGCCTCTACTCGACTAAACGCCTCCCTCCGTCG GTTGGGAACTCAACGCCACCGCCGGAGAATGTGGTTTCCTCGCTGGAGGTATCGGCGGAATTGGAAAAACCACTGCAAACTAGAACGGCGTCTTCTCCGGACCGAGTGATGCATTTTGCTCCGACGACGGAGCTTCGATCTCCGGGGACGGAACCAGCCACTCCTGTGGAAAGCAAGCCCAAACAGCCCCGTCCGCTTCCGATTTTTGAATATAAGGAAGGGAATCGGTCTTTATGGAAGTTTTCGCGAGAAGCTCCACGGCTTTCGTTGGATAGCAGAGCCATTGTTGACGGGAAAGGCAGCATTTATCCGAGGGAGATCCGAACCAACGCTTCTATTCTGTCTACAAATCGCAGTGAAACCTCAACCGAAGAAGGTGATGAACAGCGTCGGTCTCCGAGTGTTATTGCTAGATTAATGGGGCTTGAACCATTGCCTAACTCGGAACCTGAACCGATCAGGAAAGCGGAGCTTCGAAGATCGGCTTCCGAGTCAAGAGTTTGTAAAGATTTCTACCAGAACCGCTTCGTCGACGGCAACAATTTCAGACTTAAACAATCTCAACATCCGAGCTTGCAGGATAATAATGGAAGCAGTGTACTGATGATGAATGCTGCAAACATGGACCACAGCTCAAATTCCAAAGTGCTAGACAGAAACGACTTTGCAGCTAGAAGTACTAAGACTGAGCCTGTTAGGTCTCACAGAGGATTGGGACCGCGCAAGATTTTCTTCGATTCCGCAGACATTTTTCCTGAGACGAAGCAGTCTGCGTCAATCTACGGAGAGATAGAGAAGAGGTTGAGGATGAGAGGAATTGATGAACCTtcaaaagatttggaaaccttgaaACAAATCCTCGAAGCACTTCAACTCAAGGGACTTCTTCATTCAAAGAAGCCTCCAAGCCAGAGGAACTTTGTCTATGATCGCACTTCTTCACAAAACGAATCTCCGATTGTGGTGATGAAGCCCGCTAGATCACCAACTTCGGTCAATCGTTTGGGAAGAATCGGCAACGATTCGCCACCTTCGAGTTACAGATCAAGACAAGTAAACCGCCGGAATGGTAATGTTACGGGCGAAACAATGCCGGCTGTGACCTCGAGGCGCGATCGTTTGGAGTTTGATCGAAATATACGAAACCAAAACAGAGGTAGATTCTCGAGCTCTCCAACAACTAGATGCGTCAGTAACGTGAAAAGTCCGAGTAGAAGAGGACTGTTCGTAGAAACGCAGAGAAGAGTTAGCGATCCTGTAGATCAGAGAAGGGCTTCTCCGGTTCAACCATCGAAGACAAATTCATCAAAAGTCGGATCAGATCCCCAAATCACAAACCGATCGCCAAGAAACAGGAAACCAACGGCTTCTGTTCATCATCCAAAAGAACGGAAGATTTACGTATCTCAAGCAGAGGACGAATCGTCCACATTCTCAGAAAGCAGCATTAGCAACTCATCACAAACGGACACGGAG AGGTCCAACAAGATCGAGGAGTACAAGGAGGGTCGTAGTCTGTTGGAGAGGTGCGATAAGCTTCTTCACAGCATAGCAGAAATCACAGCGACTGAGTTGCAACCGAGTCCTGTCTCGGTACTTGACTCGTCTTTTTACAAGGAGGAGTCGTCGCCATCGCCTGTACTAAAACGGCAAATAGATTTCAAAG ACCCAGTAGTTGATGTGGAAGATGCGTGGTTTCAAGCTATCTCATCTGTGGAATCGAGTTTGGTCGATGGATCCAACGACTGTGATTTGGTTTACGTTATGGATGTTCTCCGAGCCTCACGTTGCTTGCAAGATGACGACTCCGATATTTTCCTATTGTTAGAGGAGCAACAGTACCTAAAAGGGAAGGATGTCTCCAAGGTGTCAAGCCTTCAAAGGAGGCTAATTTTCGacacaataaatgaaattctCGATCGAAACAGGCAATTGCCACCATGGAAATCCATGGCGGAGTCGACTTCAGTGCAGGAGATTTGTTTCGAATTTCAGCGAATGAGGGACCGGGAAGACGAAGAAGCATCAGAGGACTTGTTTGAGGTGATCTGCAGTGTCCTAAAGAAGGACCTAACAAGGGATGGTGGTAGTGGATGGAGGGACTCGGCTGTTGAAACATCCCAAGCTGTTTTAGACATGGAGAGGCTAATATTCAAAGACTTGATAGGGGAAACCATCCGAGATCTCGCTGCCAATAATGGGATGAACATGCCTCGAAGGAAGCTGGTGTTCTGA